A section of the Bombus huntii isolate Logan2020A chromosome 5, iyBomHunt1.1, whole genome shotgun sequence genome encodes:
- the LOC126865938 gene encoding cell adhesion molecule 2-like, protein MALRWQARLSIAAILFMCTEDTLSLGDRTIDNMDRHAGQNRPRNQLLADPSGLKAKVEPTFDYSQNTNVTALIGKTAYLTCRVRNLGDKTVSWVRHRDIHILTAGAYTYTSDQRFQALHRQNTGQNSEWSEWTLCIKWAQERDQGLYECQISTIPVKSHQFRLNVVVPTATILGGPDLYVGAGSTINLTCAIHFSSEPPAFIFWYYNENVLSYDSPRGGVSVITEKGSDVTTSWLLIQTAQPSDSGEYSCKPSNANTASIKVHVLNGERPEAMQTGTAGPILSSSCLLVSLIILYISSM, encoded by the exons ATGGCTTTGAGGTGGCAGGCGAGGCTGTCCATTGCTGCCATACTCTTTATGTGTACAGAAG ATACACTCAGTTTAGGAGATCGTACGATAGACAACATGGATCGACACGCGGGTCAAAATAGACCGCGAAACCAGTTGCTGGCAGATCCTTCCGGGCTGAAAGCAAAGGTGGAACCTACGTTCGATTACTCGCAGAACACCAACGTGACAGCACTAATAGGAAAGACCGCTTATCTCACGTGTAGAGTTCGCAACCTGGGCGACAAAACC GTATCCTGGGTGAGGCACAGAGATATTCACATTTTAACGGCAGGGGCGTATACCTACACGAGCGATCAGCGATTCCAAGCGCTTCACAGACAAAATACAGGCCAAAATAGCGAATGGTCTGAATGGACTCTTTGCATAAAGTGGGCGCAAGAGAGAGACCAAGGGCTCTACGAATGTCAGATCTCCACTATTCCCGTCAAGTCGCACCAATTTCGCTTAAACGTTGTCG TACCGACGGCGACGATACTCGGAGGTCCAGATCTGTACGTTGGCGCAGGCAGCACGATAAACTTGACGTGTGCCATACACTTCAGCTCGGAGCCACCAGCCTTCATCTTTTGGTACTACAATGAGAACGTTTTGAGCTATGACAGTCCCAGGGGCGGCGTCTCGGTGATAACCGAAAAGGGTAGCGACGTCACCACCTCTTGGCTCCTTATCCAGACGGCGCAACCCTCGGACTCTGGGGAGTACAGCTGCAAACCCAGCAACGCCAATACGGCGTCCATCAAAGTTCATGTCCTAAATG GCGAGCGACCAGAAGCGATGCAGACCGGAACGGCGGGACCTATTTTATCCTCCAGCTGTCTTTTGGTGTCTCTGATCATTTTGTACATATCGTCGATGTAA